The genomic DNA ACTTTCTCCTAAACGAATACCATGTTTTTGTGCAGATTGTTCCAGCATTCTGTTTGAGGTGATCAATACTCACAGTCTCATCAGTTGCACCATGTTGTACAGTCTGTGTTGATGGGTGTCAGTGCTTGTTTTCTGTGTGGTGGAACAATCACTAATGTGCAACTGTGGAAAAGCATGAGCGATGATGTTTTTTGTACCATTGATTTGATCTGGATTTGGCTGGACCTGTCACACCACCTTTTATTAGCgatatatttgttgtttttatacaACCACATGGTGAAGATCTGCTGTATGTAAAAGTCGCACATGATCATCTCTACACATATTCTTTTACAATACTGAATGTCTATTGTGACATGCAGAGAATGACACAGTAAATATGACTTCTTCAAGTCTTAGATATGTATGTTAGGCTAGTCGACACAAGTTTTGATTATGTTGCTCTGCTGTCGGGAGCATATTGCTATAAAATTGCAGAAACGTTGAGAAAGTAAATAGATTTACATTACAAATATGCAAACAGATACAGTAGGTAGCTTTTACTCCTCAGTGATGATTATTTGCATCCACAATGACAATCTACTGATACCAAGACATCTCATAATGCATTCACAATTTCAAGAAACACTTCGATAACTTAGCAACGAGTCTCGCCTTTTCTCAATCACAGAGTAGTTTCTATGCGTGTCGGAGAAAAATACATGATTTCCTTTAAGTCTCAAGTAGTCAGGAGGAAATTTGGCAACACCAATCTCTGAAAACATCCCACCCATTATTGTTATGTtggcatttttgttttgtagcaACAATACTGGCGTTTGTGGCAAAAAATCATTGGCAATTAGAACACACTGAAAAGGACAGAGCAAGTACAAATCACCCAGATAAGAGATTATTTTAGTCTGATTGTTACACCTCTTCCACTTCTTTAAcaacctgtttttattttttattcccaAACAAGTTCAAAGTCTCTGATGACCTTTGTTACTGTGCTCTGATCAGTTTATCACACAATAAGAGCATTAGAGCTCAGCCCATCTCTACTCTTCTTATTTGCTTGTAGCTGCTCAACCATCATCTCCTCtgtgtgtttatttctctctttaatgCTGTATATTCGTCATCCCGTCCCTCCTCTTCAGATAGCCGTGTCCCACACGACTGCCTGTGGCCTCTGGCAGGGTGGCGTGCCAGTCTTGCGAGGTTCAGGTGTCCGTCTCCAGCTCGGGAGGATGGGCATGCTGTCCTGCTTGCACAGGCTTTTGTCGGGTCGCCTGTGGGCTTTGATCTCTTTGCACAGGCAGCGTTTACGCTCGATGACTTCCAACAGCTTGCcgtctctctgggtctgtgaTGCAGACGGGGTGGTGCCCCCGCCGACAGGAGGCTGTCCCTGTGCCAGCTGGGCGAGCTGCTGGAACTGCAGCTGTAGGTGGTGCTGTTGCTGAAgctgctggagctgctgcttcaactggagctgctgctggtgaagctggagctgctgctgctgccgggACACGCTGGGGCTGCTGGGACTGCAGGGCGCTTGTGACTGGGCCAAACCATGCAGCTGAACagatttagaaaagaaaaaatcagtGAGTTTGTGagattttactctattcttgTCCTAAAAACCAGCATAAGGCTGCAAGCAGAGACagcaaatctttaaaaagactgCAGTTCCTCTGCATAGCCACCAGGATGCAGCACTGCTTCATGTATGACAGGTTGAGGGAGGGTCAACAAGCCGCATGCAGGCTGTCTCTGCAGCACGCTCAAACTGCGTCAGCACTCGCTATGCAGCCAGAATCTGGGCAAAATGTGCTGCTGGAGGACTGCAGCTCATCACTCCAAACACAGCAGCGCTCGTTCTcctctccactctctctccctcttatTTCCTGATTACATATCAGCCTATGTCAAATACCTTTGCAGCTCGTATTCTTTCGAGGCGAGCCAGAGCCTTTCTGCTCAGTGGGCATATCTAGCCGCTAAAAATAGATCTACTGGAGCACTGTCATTAGCAGAGGGGGAAGTAATAATGAGAACAATATTAATGTTCTCTCAAATCTACTATGAATGAAGTTAATAGAGTCTATATCTGGGTGCAATATATTCACCTGATTCAGGGCTTCTCGTGCTGGTAGGCTGCTCTGTCTCTGGACGTCTCCTCCACCCACCTGTCTCACtccagcagcagaggaggagcGGCCCAGCCGCCCCACTTCTGTAAGGAGACAAACATTAGACTGGGTGTCTGCTAACGAGAACACTGGGATATACAAAGTTTTCATTTTGGCACAGATCCTTATCCTGTGTTAAGTTGTCAGATGGGTTTAATTACATTATCTTTATGATGAAATTCACTATTTCCAAcagtaaaaaacacattatttctgCAGTGATGTTAATCTGATGATTGCTTATCaataattcattaaaataagatctcagttcatttttaaacaaaaagggTTGACAACATGAGTGACAGTAGTGATGCAAtggactgaaatgtttctgtttagTGTTGATGGTTgtcacattaaaacatttttttgaccTTGATTTGATTCCAGTTTAAAGCAAGCAACACTGGTACCTGTGTTGATCtcatggcaacaaaaacagacatccTAGGCACTCAAAATTGGTTAATTCCTCGATCTTAATCTccaaaaattgcaggaaaactcTTGCACACTGGTGGAATTGCATAAATGCCTTGGGAATGCTTTGGTATTAAAATACTAGAACCCAAACCCTTTAAAGGGCAGTCATTGAAATACTTAGAAATGAGAAATTTAAGCCCTAGGTTATTATCGGTAGACATCCCAATCCTTTTATCTTTTGAtacttataaatatttttttcattgttatggtgaaaatcaaggccaacaaagtgaccatatatggttccttgcccatTTATGATAAAAAGTCTATGCATATAAAGATGTcaataatggaaaataaacacatatagaGTCTAATGAGTATATACTAGTAAATCAGAAAGTTatctaaatacaaaatattcattttacaagACATGATGAGGCTGTCTTTAGATTCTGACCTCTTTGAGAGGCAAGCATGACTGACTTTAGAGTACTGTATAAGAAATGGTGGTACCACCAATTCTAACTTATAATCCCAACAGGAAACctataataatcacaaatattgaataaataaTATGATTTTAGCAGTGATAAggctcacaataaaaaaaagatttatgccatttaagttaaataaaactgatacaTAGtttaaaatggagtaaaatcacAGCTATTTCATGActtataccactttttttcttttgcaataCCACCAGCAAACAAAGAAGATGtcacaaatattaaatatgtaaacgaatttaagcagaaaaaaagctcaCATTAAAACTACAAACTGATACACCAcatatgtaaataaaactgtTGTAAGATCataaaactgacataaaaaatcacctgtattttatttatacCTTGAAAATAGCTATATATTTGTCAAATTTACCACTTGATTAaacttaaattttttaaaaacctgtgGCAACATCTAACTACACTACAGAGTACTATTATCCTACATTAATGAGTTACATGTCAGGAAGATACCCTAAGTATAGTTGCTTGATGAGTTAGCCATATGCTTTAATATAGtcaatattttaataaagacaaTATTTAGGGACCAAAAGGGATTTAAAACTACATTTCTTGAGTTCTGGAAGAAACAGGACGTTTGAGATGCTGTGGACACTGCTGAATGGTCAGATGCTGGGTAGCACTTTCCATGACTTTAACTGACTGGCTGAGAAAAATAATTCTGGTATCACAGAGAGTTGGGGGAAAAGGCAGTGTCCTACAGGTAATATGCCGTACATTGCACAAGTTTTATAATGTGTTATAATGTTTAcgattatactggacaatattgcgATTTGTGATTGCGATTTCGAGTACTTCTtatgacaaaaataattgcagccttttaagTGGTTATGTAATTGCATAGCCTGACATCCCAACTGTGATAAGTTTGATCCTGCAGCCCCCTATCTTTAACAGTTCTCGGTTCCTATAACTCAATTCAATAATGAAGTATTGGCAAGGTTTGTCCAAAAGTACATTCGAAGCACCACAAATAAGATGGTTTATGAATTTATGATCACGTCTGCTCTTAGCTCTGCCTAAAGAGAAACATCGCACAGACCCTAAGGATAAGCAGCGTCTCTGTTTCTATGGAAAGGCTTTGAGTTTTGATGTAAAGAGTCTGACAAAGGAACAAAAAGCTTCACGTCTTTTTTCACTAAAAGAGGATGTAATGGAGGCGGTGCTGGTGGTTCTGTTATGACTGTCAGGAGAGGGAAGAGGACAGAGCCTTCACTTCTGGAACATTATTAAAGTTGCATTTGATGTCAGACAAGGACAAAAAAGGAGTAAGCTTTCCAAGTTTAAGACAGCGCAGACTCAGCAGTggaatctctctctctgtgcaaaTCTACAGCCACAGTTCCTTGCTGTGGTTTGAGGCTTTCACTAAAAGATGAGTGTTTGCTCACCTCCATTTCGACAGGCGGGGAAAGTCTGGCAGGGAAGAGGCAGACCCATTCTGGGGAGCGCTCTGAACCCGGGGCTGCTGTCCACACCGGCCAGGGACTCGGTGTGACCCAGAGCCCTGCTGGTGGCACCACTGAAGTGGACAGGGATGCCTGAGTGTCCTCCTCGGGACCCCATGCCGAGGTCCTCTTTATCCATTCTTAATAGAGCATCTGCGCTGCCGTTCCACGCACGGCCTTCATCCTCTGAGACAGGGGGAGAAGGAACAggataaatattttaaactcttcaaagGAGAATTTGGAGACATGCCAAAAATATATCATTATGCTCACAAACAAAGTCAGTCTAGTATAAAACTATAGAACTCATATATATCGCCAAGTCACAGACATTCTTTCCATCCATTacttttctttctgtgtgttAAATCCAATCAGAAGTTGGAACTCTAATTCGCTGTTTATGACCACACCGTAATCTGCAAAAGTATTGTCAGTAATACtttatgaaatggaaaaaatatttcataaaaaactAGAAATGCCCATGTCTCTGGGAATTGCAGTTTTCAAATGAGGATTTCAttcattaagggaataaagaCATCCAAGCCTACAAAGTAACACAGCATGACACTATCTAAGGAAGCAAGAACAgttgagaaacaaagtcactgacatctaccAGTCTGGAAAGAATTACAAATTTATTTCTAATGCTTTGGGACTGCAGCGAACCATGGTgaaagccattatccacaaatggagaaaactcaaaacagtgGCGatccttcccaggagtggccggcctttCAAATtaactccaagagtgcattgatgactcattcaggaggtcacaaaagaacccagaacaacatcttaagacctgcaggcctcactggactcagttaaggtcagtgttcatgatttaacgataagaaagagactgggcaaaaatggcaaaaccactgctgacaaaaaaggacacaaagctcgtctcacatttgccaaaaaaaaccaaaaaaaaacgcCTTGATTATTTTccagacttttgggaaaatattctgctGATTGCTCAAACGCACTTGGGTTATGCTGTAGGATAATGATCCataacacaccagcaagtccacctcaaAATGGcctaaaaagaaacaaaggtTTTGGAGGGtgctagtcaaagtctggacttaaatctgattaagATGCTGTCACATGACCTTAGACAGGTTCATGCTCAAAACCCCTCCAATGgggctgaaataaaacaattcttCAAAGAAGAGTGAGCGAATCATACTGGGCATGATTTCTCTGCCATTATTTCCAAAGGAGTTTGTTGAGCCTGGTTTATAATTTGTGATATGTTTAACATTGATAATGGCCTTTAGCTTTCAGTGTAACTGTGCCCATCTGAGCTATGTGTGTGGGTAATTTTTGGCTGCTTGTCATTGTTTATAGTTATTGGTTTATTGTACCATTGCCTTGgggtgtgtgtgttgtgttcaTTCtggaaatttgaaaaaaaaaaaaaaaaaaaaaaaatcataaaaatgttgggaaaaacCTTTCAAAGATAGGATTATCCCAAACAACTGCTGACTTACTCTCCGCCTCCCTGCTTCCATGGCTGAAAGACAGTTTCCTCTGCATCGGCCAGTAAGTCCCATCATCCGCGGCTAAGCTAGCACTGCTGTCCCAAGGCATGAAGCCAGCTTTTGACTGAAGTGACCCAGATCCCCCGTTACTCTTGGACGTCCCCTCACCAACGCCAGTCAGACTAGAGGGCTGTTGCAGGGATGGCGTGTGAGAGCTTCCTCTCAGGCTCTCGTAAGCCGGCGGTCTCCGAAAGCCACCGGATGGGTAGGTCCACAGCAGGGGGCTGTCCGAGGAGGGGGGCTTGTACGCCGGGAGGCCATGAGGCGTGTGAGAGCGAAGGTGAGGGCGGGAATGAGGACGCTGGGAGGACGATGAAGGCGTAGGGGTGGAGCTGGTGCCGCTTTGAGAATTCGAAGAGTGAGTGTGCTCGAGCGGGAGAGAGTATGGACCACCATCAcggtctctgtctctctctctgtccctgtctttctctctttctctctccttgtctttttctttctctctttccctgTCTCTAACCCTTTCCCTGTCCCTGTCCTTTTCCCTATCCTTGTctcgctctctgtctctgtctttctccctctccccctTATCTGACTTCAACAAGAAGCTAACCGACTTGCCCTCCCTGCCCGTACTCGATGTCTGCGTCTGAGCAGTGGCCTGGTTTGACGTCTGTGAGCTGCTCTTGTTCGGGACAGGGGAGTCCCCTCTGTCTGGCTTACGGTAGTGGTGGTAGTGGGAGGGTCGATGGtgagggtggtggtggtgatgggaGTAAGGGGAGGTGGATTTGGAGGAAGGAGGCAGAGGCGTGGAGTGACTCCTTGCTCTCAGACCGGGTGCGGGGCCTAACTGGGCATCTCTGCTGTGTTTATCCTGCTGGCTTGCACTTCCTGAAGAATCCTTGGAGGTGGGGATGTTAGAAGATGAAGTCGAAGAGGAGGTACTGGCTTGAGTCGTCCCACTGGATGTTTGCGTTTTGGCAGAAGATGACGACTTGTTTTGGACGCCGACGCCGCTGGAGGCTGCTGCGGGCTGAGGGAAGGCAAGCAAAGGAGGGCGATGCTGAAGAAGATTGGGGAATGGGGCGGGGATTTTTGTATTAGACTCTGGCTCAGATTTATTCCCTTGCAGCAGGTAGGGAGTCGGAGCTCTGGGGGTGTGCGGACTGGTGGAGAGCACCTGTGGGATGGGGGTCGAAGATGCTGATGAAGGCAAAGGAGACGAATGGGAGATAGAGACCGTGGCTTTGGGTTTGGAGtaggaaggagaggaagaggaagggcgaggcagagaggaggagctgCTGGAGGCGGAAGGGGTGACATGAAAGTGTTTTGAGGATTTCATTTTCTCGTGTTTGGGAGGGAGGTGTCTCTGGGAGTCTCTGTCCTCCTGCAGCGGATATTTCATCTCCTCATAAATGGCCTCGCTCTGATCTGAGTCAGAGTCTGGCGTTGTTGCCACAGGCGTGACAGGGTGGGGGGTGGCTGTCTGGCTGTCTCTGGTGAACACTTGGCCCACCATCTCTATATACACCGGCTCATCGTCCCCGTCTCCAATCTGGATATGGGACTCCGCACCCTGGAAAGGCAGGGATGTGGCGGCACCAGGCACACGTGGAGGGAGAGGGTCGAAGGTAAGCTGGGTGCTTGGACTTCTCTTGGGCTTTAATGGAGGCACCTTCTTCGAGCTCATGTCCCCAGAATCAGACTTCTTCATGGCTGCcggaaagaaaaaaagcaagtCAAGGCGAGGATTTGTTTTATCAGGAAGATAAACCAAAGACTGATTTAGTTTTACCGTTTTTCTTCTCTGAGTGTTTCCCCTGTGAGTGAGACGAAGAAGATGGCGGCGGTGTCTCTGGGACTCCTCTGCCATCAGCCGATGAAGAGCTGAGGCGAGTGCTGGGGTGGCGTTTGGGTTTGGCTGGGGGGCATCGGCCGCCGTGTTGTGATTGGGTGTCAGAGTAATCTCCATTCTCCAGGCTCGTATCCCCGGCGCCGACAGCGTGGCAGGATTGCGAGCGTGGCGCCATAGCAGAGGCACAAGAGTGAGGTGACAGGTCCTGTGAGGCCGGCATGGTCATGAAACCCATCCGGAAATGGCGCCGGAAAGAAGCCAAGTCTCGAACTTTTCCGACGGTGGCTGAGGGGTCATTTTGGGTCGAGCTGCAgtttgagagagaaaaaagatatTAGAGTAATTATAGGGAGGTCCAAAACATTCATGTAGCTCTCTTTATATTGACCTCTCTGCTCGCTCTCTCTTTGGTCTTCAAACATCGCCTCTGCAATAAAGAAATGCCTGCAGGGCTTTTACTATGAAAGGAAAAGCCCAGGAGGATCCTCcatctttcattttttcatataGCTTTCCATCTGAATTCCTCTACATCTACTTCCCCCTCAAACACGTTCAATTAGGAAAATCAATTCCCCTGTCAAAAACAAAGTGCTCTTAGTCTTGCTCACTGTGCTGCTGGAATCCCTTTTTTGCTTTATATCTTCATCCTCAGCCCACATCAGTAGTCTGCTCCCATGATTGCCAAGAGCCTTTAATCTGTTACCATGGGAACAGTTGTGATTTTGGTGTATTTGATAGTTTGTCTTAGAAATCTTTTATGATATGAACTGGCACAGCAAGAAATTAAACTGCCAAAGAGACAAATCTAACAAAATACAGCAGAGGTTTAACAATCAATTACAATAATAAACAGTTtgagctgtttttctgtttggaaTCGTTGTGATAATTCTTGAGAGAGAAGAATATAACATAtgatctttatatttttttatgatcACATCTTGTTCAGTATGACACCTATTCTATCACTAGTATATTTTTGCACTATATAGTCATGTTTGAAGctgtacaaaaatacaaaatgatctGATTGGACACAAAGCGGATATTAGTACTGAtaaaggttgtttgcaatcacatgatcccaGTGCTACAGGAATGTccgttgggggtcaggaagtgcaGGAGGAAAGTAAAGAAAGTTAGtgctttacagctctaaatggacctgtatactacaattatcatcagaaaaattcTACCAATAttgagtatgatccctacactttacaaaaaaaattattttgatcgATATCACAGTCCTGAAGTGATTCTAGCATTTAGCTAAGAGGCTGGCTGAGCCCCTTCAACATATATAAAATCCTCAtgttgtcacaaacatgcttttaattgagaAAGGAACGCACTATCTTATGGGGGTAAGAGACTTAGTAAAGGTGTGCCATTTACGAACAAGCCTGTTCAACGAAACAGCtgtttaatgtgagccactttAGCTAGCTCCCACTGAGTGCCAgttttttctgtccatttgtattgtatttaatccacattttaaaaagccaaactggtaccgaATTAAGAACCGTTtgagagccaaacaaccagctctactgagcttaGTCGGATGATCTAAAACTCCTagaagagacagatttcctgccatgagtgagactggacagacaacagctgaggaaacacaggttAGATGAAAGTTTATTGTGCTAAACGATGGCAAAACTACCGAACTAAACCAGActactttgtggaaatggaccatGGTTGTCCAGGCTTTAGAAACAGAGAATTtctgcctgctgccatttctcaGTGAGCTTTCTAAActgctttttctcttcttttcttgcctgaatatttcactgctttcaggACGCAAAAGTAGCCGAGTagccacttttgggtcctgacccaccagttgagaatcaagGAGATAAACCGTTTTGTATATCCATGGCatggaatatatttcacatcaatGAGGGCAATagcccatagatggtgtttgggaggGGCAGAACCTTAGGAAGGGCGATTGGACAAACCTTCAGTCATCATCATTACAGGTCAATCAGTGCTTCATAATACATGATGTAGCTGGCAAAAACTACTTAAC from Cheilinus undulatus linkage group 12, ASM1832078v1, whole genome shotgun sequence includes the following:
- the LOC121519050 gene encoding neuronal tyrosine-phosphorylated phosphoinositide-3-kinase adapter 1, whose protein sequence is MSSGSAQDVAVEHFLRDIERRSKRLHCAVIGCEEERPRSDMNLLYRKSRLDWRQKDQEGSKKSSTQNDPSATVGKVRDLASFRRHFRMGFMTMPASQDLSPHSCASAMAPRSQSCHAVGAGDTSLENGDYSDTQSQHGGRCPPAKPKRHPSTRLSSSSADGRGVPETPPPSSSSHSQGKHSEKKNAMKKSDSGDMSSKKVPPLKPKRSPSTQLTFDPLPPRVPGAATSLPFQGAESHIQIGDGDDEPVYIEMVGQVFTRDSQTATPHPVTPVATTPDSDSDQSEAIYEEMKYPLQEDRDSQRHLPPKHEKMKSSKHFHVTPSASSSSSSLPRPSSSSPSYSKPKATVSISHSSPLPSSASSTPIPQVLSTSPHTPRAPTPYLLQGNKSEPESNTKIPAPFPNLLQHRPPLLAFPQPAAASSGVGVQNKSSSSAKTQTSSGTTQASTSSSTSSSNIPTSKDSSGSASQQDKHSRDAQLGPAPGLRARSHSTPLPPSSKSTSPYSHHHHHPHHRPSHYHHYRKPDRGDSPVPNKSSSQTSNQATAQTQTSSTGREGKSVSFLLKSDKGEREKDRDRERDKDREKDRDRERVRDREREKEKDKEREREKDRDRERDRDRDGGPYSLPLEHTHSSNSQSGTSSTPTPSSSSQRPHSRPHLRSHTPHGLPAYKPPSSDSPLLWTYPSGGFRRPPAYESLRGSSHTPSLQQPSSLTGVGEGTSKSNGGSGSLQSKAGFMPWDSSASLAADDGTYWPMQRKLSFSHGSREAEKDEGRAWNGSADALLRMDKEDLGMGSRGGHSGIPVHFSGATSRALGHTESLAGVDSSPGFRALPRMGLPLPCQTFPACRNGEVGRLGRSSSAAGVRQVGGGDVQRQSSLPAREALNQLHGLAQSQAPCSPSSPSVSRQQQQLQLHQQQLQLKQQLQQLQQQHHLQLQFQQLAQLAQGQPPVGGGTTPSASQTQRDGKLLEVIERKRCLCKEIKAHRRPDKSLCKQDSMPILPSWRRTPEPRKTGTPPCQRPQAVVWDTAI